From the Exiguobacterium marinum DSM 16307 genome, the window AGCATATCTATCTGATGAAGGAGATGCTTCATGGAAGTATGCGTTCGCGAAAGACATCGATTCACAACTCGTCAAAGACGGTGAGACGTTCAAAATCGGAAACGTGACACTCGAAGTCATGCACACACCTGGCCATACACCAGAGCATATCTCGTTCTTATTGTATGACCGCAATCAAACACAACCGATGGGAATCTTCACAGGGGACTTCGTCTTTGTCGGCGATATCGGTCGCCCTGACCTTCTCGAAGAAGCAGCAGGTGTAAAAGGAACGACGGCAATCGGCGCAGAACAAATGTTTGATTCGCTCAAAAAATTCGTAGCTCTACCAGACTTCGTTCAAGTATGGCCTGGACACGGCGCAGGTAGCGCTTGCGGGAAAGCGCTCGGTGCGGTTCCTACGTCAACGGTCGGTTACGAGAAAGCGACGAACTGGGCGCTACAGATGACGGACAAAGATGCCTTCATCAAAGAGTTGACAACCGATCAACCCGAACCACCGAACTACTTCGCGATGATGAAAAAAGTGAACAAGGAAGGCATCCAAATCACGACTGAAATTACTCGGCCTGAAGTCGTCGAATCGAATCGTCTCGATACACTCGTCGAAGAGACGCAAGTCGTCGACACGCGTAAAGGTGAGGACTTCGCGAACGGACACGTACCAGGGACGATTAACATCCCGTACAACAACAAGTTCGTCTCGTGGGCGGGGTGGCTCGTCAACTTCGACAAAGATATCACACTCATCGCAAGTGCTGAGGACATCGATCAAGTGCAAACGGACCTTCAATCGATTGGCCTTGACCGTCTTCGTTTCATCGTTCCAGTCGAAGAACTCGAAGCATCGCTCTTGACGGAAACGTATACGGACGTGACGGCAGAACAAGCGATTGAAGCTGCTGAAAAAGGAGACGTCTTCGTTCTCGACGTTCGAAACGCGACAGAATGGAACGCAAGCCATTACGAAAAGGCAGAGCGCATCTTGCTCGGAAAACTCGCACGTGACCATGAAGGTCTTCCGACAGACCAAACGATTGCGGTTCATTGTGCTTCAGGCGTCCGCTCACGCATGGCGGCAAGTGTCCTTCAATCGCTCGGCTACAAAAACATCAACAACGTCCTTGGTGGCTACGGTGCGATGAAGACTGTCTTGAACGCTCAACAAATCAAGTAATGCTATACTGACTATGAATATGGCGCCCGCTTCGAGAGGGGTGCCTTTTGTTTAGGAGGGAAAGACGTGGTCGCTATCGGTCCACTCAACATTCGTTTAGATTTACTCATCTTCTTACTGAGTCTTGTTGTCCTTTATGGCATCTTCCGCTTCCTTGGGTTGACAAGTAAACAACGTGAAGCCGTCATCGGTACATGGTTCTATGGTTTTCTCGCTTGGAAAGGAAGTGCGATTGTCATCGGTCTCTTGACGACACGTGATATCTCAATCGCTCTCTATGCGACTGGAGGTATTTGGGCTCAACTGATTGCAAGCGGAATCGTACTTTGGCTCGTCTATCGACTCGATCGAGACCTTTTAGGATATTGGGTGCTAAGTGGGGTCCTCATCTGGCTCGGGATGACGCTCGCGGCTCCGATATACGGGACGATTTTGAACCTTTCCGACCAGCCGATTCATCTATGGAGCGCCGTCCTCATCCTTCTGCTACTCGTAACGACGTGGCGATGGATGCATGAGCCGACACGCGGGAACATCCTTTGGACCGTCCTTGGTGCATCTAGTATCTGGCTGTTTGAATCATACGCAGTCGGACAGATTCAATGGTGGATGATCGTCATCACCCTCGTCCTGTTTGGACTGACCGTCTTTCTCGCTCGCCCTTCAAGAAAAGCCGTACAATTCAGTATCGGTGT encodes:
- a CDS encoding TlpA family protein disulfide reductase, translated to MVAIGPLNIRLDLLIFLLSLVVLYGIFRFLGLTSKQREAVIGTWFYGFLAWKGSAIVIGLLTTRDISIALYATGGIWAQLIASGIVLWLVYRLDRDLLGYWVLSGVLIWLGMTLAAPIYGTILNLSDQPIHLWSAVLILLLLVTTWRWMHEPTRGNILWTVLGASSIWLFESYAVGQIQWWMIVITLVLFGLTVFLARPSRKAVQFSIGVLVVLAVVNATLPERASQTVTTETASTGLNIGQIPPSFELKRTDGSAFDLESLRGKLVVVNFWASWCPPCRAEMPDMAAFAKEREDVIIVAVNTTTSERDPSNAVSFVEPYEDAFTVVYDRDGQVGDAYRIQAMPTTYVLDESGVIIAKQFGAIDHDWLDAQL
- a CDS encoding MBL fold metallo-hydrolase, coding for MLLRYFYDEKLAQASYMVGCQMTGEAIVIDPARNIEPYLQEAKKEGMNIVATAETHIHADFVSGSLELAKRTGSKAYLSDEGDASWKYAFAKDIDSQLVKDGETFKIGNVTLEVMHTPGHTPEHISFLLYDRNQTQPMGIFTGDFVFVGDIGRPDLLEEAAGVKGTTAIGAEQMFDSLKKFVALPDFVQVWPGHGAGSACGKALGAVPTSTVGYEKATNWALQMTDKDAFIKELTTDQPEPPNYFAMMKKVNKEGIQITTEITRPEVVESNRLDTLVEETQVVDTRKGEDFANGHVPGTINIPYNNKFVSWAGWLVNFDKDITLIASAEDIDQVQTDLQSIGLDRLRFIVPVEELEASLLTETYTDVTAEQAIEAAEKGDVFVLDVRNATEWNASHYEKAERILLGKLARDHEGLPTDQTIAVHCASGVRSRMAASVLQSLGYKNINNVLGGYGAMKTVLNAQQIK